In Nicotiana tabacum cultivar K326 chromosome 2, ASM71507v2, whole genome shotgun sequence, the following proteins share a genomic window:
- the LOC107797301 gene encoding protein trichome birefringence-like 42 — MFSIFTNYSSHKKSINMETSSKISQKWMICAFGSFISCFIFLICLKHNEAGYFKALRHCMFNVESCFSPTGNLEMSKPAKSREDEGNIIQKNSKNKCNIFEGRWVYKPKESPYYEAQQCPFLSEQVSCQKNGRPDFDYQNWSWEAHHCIIPSLNGIYILERLRGKRVIIVGDSLNRNQWESLACLLYSTIPPSRAHVDVKSGSYKIFKAKDYNVTVEFYWSPFLVQLESNKPGAPKILRLEKLDLSSRLWQGADIMVFNTGHWWVHLGKLKAWDFFEYKGLLVNELKLESAFEVAMRTWADWIDQNVNLTKTTVFFRSISPEHKAQNGCYNKTQPITDKSHVTHFSESLTAIVERTLSKMRISVRYLNITKLSEHRVDAHPSVYAKKKGKELVKRKVKPPESFADCSHWCLPGLPDTWNRLLYASLVLDHSTDTHSLSHLIS; from the exons ATGTTTTCTATTTTTACTAACTACTCCTCACACAAGAAATCAATCAACATGGAAACCAGCTCAAAAATTAGTCAGAAATGGATGATATGTGCATTTGGTAGTTTCATTAGCTGCTTCATTTTCTTGATATGTCTTAAGCATAATGAGGCAGGTTATTTCAAGGCACTGCGACATTGCATGTTCAACGTGGAATCGTGCTTTTCGCCTACTGGAAATTTGGAAATGTCTAAACCAGCAAAAAGCAGAGAAGATGAAGGGAATATAATTCAGAAAAACAGCAAGAATAAATGCAATATATTTGAGGGAAGATGGGTTTATAAACCAAAGGAGAGTCCATATTATGAAGCACAACAATGTCCATTCCTTAGTGAACAAGTGAGCTGCCAGAAGAATGGAAGGCCTGATTTTGACTATCAAAATTGGTCTTGGGAAGCTCATCACTGTATCATTCCAAG CTTGAATGGCATATATATATTGGAGAGGCTTAGAGGAAAGAGGGTAATAATAGTTGGAGATTCACTAAACAGAAACCAGTGGGAATCTCTTGCTTGTCTTCTTTATTCTACAATTCCTCCTTCGAGAGCCCATGTTGATGTTAAGAGTGGCTCTTATAAAATCTTCAAAGCTAAG GACTACAATGTGACTGTAGAGTTCTACTGGAGCCCATTCCTGGTTCAGTTGGAATCAAACAAACCTGGTGCTCCTAAAATTTTGAGGCTGGAGAAACTCGATTTATCGTCTAGGCTTTGGCAAGGAGCTGATATTATGGTATTCAACACAGGCCATTGGTGGGTGCATCTTGGAAAGTTGAAGGC GTGGGACTTTTTCGAGTACAAGGGACTATTAGTTAATGAGCTGAAGTTAGAATCAGCATTTGAGGTGGCAATGAGGACCTGGGCAGACTGGATAGATCAGAATGTTAACTTAACCAAAACAACAGTTTTCTTCAGAAGCATTTCTCCAGAACACAAAGCTCAAAATGGGTGTTACAATAAAACACAACCCATCACAGACAAGTCCCACGTAACACATTTTTCCGAGTCCCTGACGGCGATTGTTGAAAGAACATTGTCAAAAATGAGAATCTCTGTAAGATACTTAAACATTACAAAGCTTTCAGAGCACCGCGTAGATGCTCATCCATCAGTCTATgccaaaaagaaaggaaaagaattggtGAAGAGGAAAGTAAAGCCACCGGAGAGTTTTGCTGACTGCAGCCATTGGTGCCTACCTGGACTGCCTGATACATGGAATAGGTTACTATATGCTTCTCTGGTTTTGGATCACTCCACTGATACCCATAGTCTATCGCATTTGATCTCTTGA
- the LOC107797302 gene encoding uncharacterized protein LOC107797302, protein MDLKAISWVGNIYQKFETMCLEMEEAMYQDTVKYVENQVNTVGTNVKRFYSEVLQDVQPQYNIDPVKVAAADLSLNPYAHYEIDKKLKANLKRSTRGFSNKLNDDTQVIKGKNKSGGVYKRQNGGIKEIVRDSYPTKKSDAIYLASGDAIKLSSSAEVRGGFEMASDHVTLTSALASVKGSDYGETASKICDHTIETNVPAAGTSTNSSASVKTSVESVGKKPADTCTKELACNTTTEISTNVRNNELATAKINGSHEERSDNLSSAMSKYDINESEVEFVEKFDESQLEETCVMVEGDGIHVPKGPVKQKSYKKKLREAFSTRKRLTRKEYEQLGALYGDQQFNQEAEDKVMPVLAMNSNTKKLSANDHPESEWEIL, encoded by the exons ATGGACTTGAAAGCTATATCATGGGTTGGAAACATATACCAAAAGTTCGAAACTATGTGTTTGGAGATGGAAGAGGCTATGTACCAG GACACTGTTAAATATGTCGAAAATCAGGTGAACACTGTTGGTACGAATGTCAAGAGATTCTATTCAGAGGTGCTGCAAGATGTTCAACCTCAATATAACATTGATCCTGTGAAAGTCGCAGCTGCTGACTTGTCTCTGAACCCTTATGCTCACTATGAAATTGACAAGAAGCTGAAAGCAAACCTTAAGAGAAGCACTAGAGGATTCAGTAACAAATTAAATGATGACACTCAAGTGATCAAGG GGAAAAACAAAAGCGGAGGAGTCTATAAACGTCAAAATGGTGGAATCAAAGAAATTGTTAGAGACAGCTATCCAACTAAGAAATCTGATGCTATCTATCTTGCATCAGGGGATGCAATAAAATTATCTTCAAGTGCTGAGGTTAGAGGTGGTTTTGAAATGGCATCTGACCATGTAACTCTGACTTCAGCTCTGGCCTCGGTTAAAGGATCTGACTATGGAGAAACGGCAAGTAAAATTTGTGACCACACTATAGAAACTAATGTGCCAGCAGCTGGTACTTCAACTAATTCTTCGGCTTCTGTCAAGACGTCAGTTGAATCCGTTGGGAAGAAGCCAGCAG ATACATGTACAAAGGAGTTGGCTTGTAATACAACAACTGAAATTAGCACTAATGTTCGGAACAATGAGTTAGCTACTGCGAAGATCAATGGGTCTCATGAAG AAAGGTCAGATAATTTGTCTTCTGCTATGTCCAAGTATGACATTAATGAATCGGAAGTGgaatttgttgagaaatttgacgaATCCCAGTTGGAGGAAACATGTGTCATGGTTGAAGGGGACGGGATTCATGTTCCGAAGGGCCCAGTCAAACAGAAGTCGTACAAG AAGAAGCTTCGGGAGGCATTCTCCACGAGAAAGAGGTTGACAAGGAAAGAGTATGAACAACTTGGAGCACTATATGGAGATCAACAGTTTAACCAAGAAGCTGAAGACAAGGTGATGCCTGTTCTTGCCATGAATTCAAACACTAAGAAGTTATCTGCTAATGATCATCCTGAATCTGAGTGGGAGATTCTGTAG